In the genome of Hyphomicrobium sp. CS1GBMeth3, the window AGTATCTTCATGTTCCGTCTCATTAAGCCCCCGCCTCTGAAGCCCGAGAGGCGCCCCCTGCTGTCTGACCGGACATTGCGTCCAGAAGTGGGCAACTGCGATCCGCCCGGGATCGCGATTGAGCGCGACCCCTTGCCGGTCGCGCACGGCCTGCGCCCGCAGAATTGATAGGGGGCGCTGCTTCGTGCGTCCAGTGGCCGACAGCATCCTTAGGGGATATCCGTGGACGGCTTCAGGCGACGGAGCGGCTCGGCGTGTCGCCGACCAGGATCTCGCGGCGGCCGGCGTGGTTCGGCGCGCTGATCAGGCCTTCACGCTCCATGCGCTCGATGAGATCGGCGGCGCGGTTGTAGCCGATGGAAAGGCGGCGCTGCACGTAGCTGGTCGAGGCCTTGCGATCGCGCAGCACGACGGCGACGGCGCGATCGTAGAGGCTCTCGCCGCCGTCGGCGCCATCCGGGCCGTCGGCGCCGTCGTCAAGGTCGGAGGGCGGCGCCTCAATGGCGGTGACGTAGCGTGGCGCGCCTTGTGCGCGTAGGTGCGTTGCTACGGCCTCGACCTCGTCGTCGGAGACGAACGGTCCGTGCACGCGCAGGAGCTGTCCGGCACCCGAGGTCATCAGCATGTCGCCCTGACCCAGAAGCTGCTCGGCACCCTGCTCGTTGAGGATGGTGCGGCTGTCGATCTTGGAGGCGACGCGGAAGCTGATGCGCGTCGGGAAGTTGGCCTTGATGGTGCCGGTAATGATGTCGACGGATGGGCGCTGCGTGGCCATGATCAAGTGGATGCCTGCTGCGCGCGCCTTCTGTGCCAAGCGCTGCACGGCGGTCTCGATGTCCTTGCCGGCGGTGATCATGAGGTCGGCGAACTCGTCCACGACCACGACGATGTAGGCCATAGGGTCGAGGTCCATCTCCTCGCGCTCATAGAGCGGCTGGCCGGTCTCGGGATCGAAGCCCGTCTGCACAGTGCGGGCGAGCTTCTCGCCGCGCCCTGCTGCGGTACGGACGCGCGCGTTGAAAGCTTCGATGTTGCGCACCGAGAGCTTCGCCATGCGCTTGTAACGCTCCTCCATCTCGGAGACGACCCAGTTCAAGGCGCCAACGGCCTTCTGCGGGTCGGTGACGACGGGCGTCAGCAGGTGCGGAATGTCGTTATAGACCGACAGCTCCAGCATCTTGGGGTCGATCATGATGAAGCGGCACGTCTCGGGCGTGTGACGGAACAGGATCGACAGGATCATGGCGTTGACGCCGACCGACTTGCCGGAGCCGGTGGTGCCGGCGACCAGAAGATGCGGCATGCGCGCAAGGTCTGCCACGATCGGCTCGCCCCCGATCGAGCGGCCGAGCGTCAGAGGCAGGATGCCCTCGGCGGCGGTGAAGGCCTGGCTCTCGAGCAACGCGCGCAGTCCGACCATGTCGCGGCGGCTGTTCGGCAGCTCGATGCCCATGACGTTGCGGCCGGGAATGACGGCGACGCGGGCGCTGGTGGCGCTCATGAGGCGCGCGATGTCGTCGGCGAGCGCGATGACGCGCGTCGCCTTGGTGCCGCGTGCAGGCTCGAACTCGTAAAGCGTCACGACGGGGCCGGGTTTGATGTCGCGGACCTCGCCCTTGACGCCGAAGTCGGCGAGCACGTCCTCGAGCAGGCGCGCGGTGCCGCGCAGCACGGTCTGCGAGAACTCGTTGCCTGTCTTCGACGGCGGGCTCTTCTTCAGCATGGCGGGCAGGGGGCGCTTGAAGGCGGATGCCTCGGCGCGGCGTGCGTTCACGGCGCGCAGCAGGCTCGTCTGCGCGCGACGCGGGGGCTCGGGCGGGTGCTGCTGGGCCGGCGCGGGCGGTGGCGGAGCAGGCTGAGGGGGCGGCGGCGTGGTCTCGCGCTCGCGGGCGCCCGTCAGGAAGCGCGGCAGCTCGTGCGGCTCGAGCGCAGGCTCGGGCGGTAGCGGGCGCACGTTGGCCGGCGCGAAACGCTCGGCGATGGCGCGGCTCGAGATCTCGAGCGCGCTGTCCTCGGTATTGGGGACGTCGTCTTCGTCGTCGATGGCGTCGAGGTCATGGAGTACGCGTCCGTCGTCGACGGACCGGCGCCGTGCATAGACCGGTGCAGCGGGATGCGGGCGCGATGCGGGCGCGTGCGTAGGCTCGGGGTGGCGCGCGAAGATGCCGGGCAGCATGGGCTCGAACGTGTCGCGGTGCGGACGCCAGGCGGGCAGGGGGCGTTGCCCCAGCGTGCGCAAGGTGCCCAAGGCAGCATTGAGGCTTCCCGGTCGCGACAGGCGAGACGCAAGGTGATGGGCTGCGCCCACGCTCCAGGATGCGGCCTGCGCGTAATGGCGGTGAGGGAACACGTCTTCGCGCTTGAGGCCGAGGGCGCGGCTCAGGGCAGACATGCCGAGGCCTGCGAGCAGAACGGCGGAGGCTAGGTTTGCGGTGTCGGTGCTGACGACGCCCAATACCCACGAGACCGAATTGAAGGTCACGTCGCCGAGGATGCCGCCGTAGCCCGGCGAAATCGGCCAGGAGGCGCTGTGCGGCAGGGCGGACACGGCGCCAGCGATGCCGAGGACGGCGAACGGATAATAGATGGCCTTGGTGCGAAGAGTTGTGACGTGCTCGGAGTGAACGAGCGCGAAGGCCCAGATCATGAGCGGCAGGAGCGCAACGGCGGCGGCGAGGCCGAGCGTCTGAAGCATCAAGTCGGCAATGATTGCGCCCGGCGAGCCCAGGGCATTGCGCACGGCGCCATCGGTGGCGTGGGTTAGGCTCGGGTCCGTGATCGTCCACGAGACGAGGCTCGTCCAGACGGCGGCAATGACGAGGAGAAGCGCTAGGCCAGAGCTGCGGCCGAGCGTGCCGAGCAGGCGCGCCTCGAGGGCCGCCGGAAGGAGGCGCTGGCGATCAAGCCCGGAAGCGGACGGACCCGTGACGGATGACATGGTGGCGAACGTCTCTTACGCAGATACATGGACGAACCGTTCGAGAGCCTCTCTGATCGTCGCGGCGTCGTGGACCAAGGCGACACGCACGTAGCGCGCGCCGGGATTGGTCCCGTCACATCCGTTTCGGGCCAGGTAGGCACCAGGAATGACCTTGACTCCGAAACGTTTCCATAAGGTTAGCGCAGCGTATTCACCGTCTTTAAGAACCTCCATATCTAACCACAAGAAAAAGCCTCCGGCCGGGCGGCGGTATCCGAAGCGAGTGCCGAGGACAGTATCGGCGATGTCATACTTCTGAGCATAGGCTAGGCGGTTGGCGGTGACGTGCTGCTCCTCGGCCCAGACGGCGGCGGATGCGTGCTGGGTAGGGCCCGGCATCTGCGGGCCGATGAGGTTGCGCACCTCGAAGAGGGTATCGAGGAAATCCGCGTCGCCCGCCGAAAAGCCCGAACGCAGGCCCGGCAGGTTCGAGCGCTTGGAAAGCGAGTTAAACACGACGAGGTTGCGGAACCGTTCCGGAGTTTTTGCTGCAACTTCGAGCGCTCCGGTGGGTGGCGCGCCGCCGTAGATCTCGGAGTAGCATTCGTCGAAGAACAACATGAAGTCGTGGGCGCGGGCGAGGGCCAGCGCGCGGGCGATGTAGGCGGGGTCGGCGACGGCGCCCTGTGGGTTCGCGGGCGAGCAGAGATAGAGCGCGGCGGTGCGCGTCAGCAGCGCCGTGTCGGCTTCGAGGGCGTCGAGGTCCGGGAGGTGTCCAGTCTCTGCAGTGGCGTTGAGGAAGACCGGCTCGGCGCCGGCGGCGAGCGCTCCACCGAGGTAGGCCTGGTAGAACGGATTGCACATCAGGACTGCAGGACGTGGCGCGAGGCCTTGCTGCTGTTTGTGGCCGACGGCCGGAAAGGCGGCGTAAAACAGCCCCTCGCGCGAGCCGTTGCAGGGCAAAATCTCGCGCGCTGGATCGATGGCGGCTTGGCCCGTGAAGCCGAAGCGGCGGCCTATCCACTCGGCGATGGCCTGGCGCAGCTCGTCGGAGCCGCGGATGGGCGGATACTTTGCAAACAGCGCTTCGGCTTCCGCAATCTTGGCGGCGACGAACGGCGGCATCGTCTCGCGCGGCTCGCCGAGCGTCAGGTCAATCGGCCTTGAGTGGCCCGGCGGCGTGCCGTCCAGCAACTGGCGCAGGCGCGAGAACGGCGACAGGATTGTGCCATCGGCGAGGGACGCGAGGCTCAGGGTGTCGGACATCGGGGCCTTTGGAGTTCAGACGCGCGGGACGTCAGGGATGCGCGACAGGACATAGCGCTCCGAAGGTAGGGCTGTCGATGGCCGACGGTCGTGATCAGGGCATGGAGGCGCGGTGGGCCAGGTTGAGATTCACAGCCTTCTCGAGGCCGATGACCTTGTCGAGGCCGCGGGCGGTTCTGAGGTTCGCCCCGTCGAGGTTGGCGCCGGTCAGATTGGCGCCGGTGAGGTCGGCGCCGGAAAAGTCGGCTCTGAGGAGATCGCACTGACTCAAATCCGCGCCTCTGAGGTCGGCGTCTACGAAGCTGGCGTATTGCAGGGAGGTCTGCGCCAAGCGCGTGTGCTTCAGGATGGCGCGGGTGAAGTTCGTCATGATCAGACTGGCCGGCGCGTTTACGGCTGGCTCGCGCACAGCGGAGCGGCCTAAGACTGCGTCGGTGAGGTCGGCGCCTGTGAAATTTGCGCGGTCAAGCTGTCCATCTGAGCGGAAGCGAACCAGCTTGGCGCCGGCGAAATTCGGGGCCTCTTTCGCTATGACCACGAGTGATGTGAACACGGTGGGGCGAATGATGCGAGCGTCCGTCAGATCCGCATGCGAAAAGTCGGTGGCGGTGATCGTTGCCCGGTCGAGGTGCGCGCCCACCAGCGAGGCGCCGGCGAGGCGTGCGTTCGTGAGGTCGGTGCCGTAGAGGTTGGCGCCGGTCAGTAAGGCGGCCTTGAAGTCGAGGTCTGCAAGATCGAGCTTGCTGAGGTCTGATGCTTGCAAGTCGGCGCGCGCATCGGGGGGCGCTTGAAATACGCGCTGGACAACGTCGCGCGCGGTGAGGCGCTTGCCCGCGGCCTCTTTTTTCTCCGGCGCGAGATAGCTCGGAAGGTCGTTGGCCGCGGCTGTTGCCGCGATGGCTATGGCAACGGGAACCGGCAGCAACAAGGTGGCGAGGCCGTTTGCGAAGCGCATGAGCAGTTCTCCCATGCCGTGCAGCACGCGCGGACTGCAAAGGTGGTGTGCAAACGGCTTGGTTCTGTGTTGCCGGTTGCTCTCATGATTACAAGGGCAAATTTCCCGACGTTATGCGTGCGGGTTCCTGGGAGCCGTTGCAGGTTACGGGGAAGGGACTGTGAACCGGGCGCTTCCGACGTTCTCGGCGTGCTTGAGGCCGATGGCCTGATCGAGGCCGCGGGCGCCGCGCAAGTCCGCTTCGTCGAGGTTGGCGCCGGTGAAGTCAGCGCCGGCGAGGTTCGCGCCCCTGAAATCGGCCTGCAACAGATTTGCGCCGCGCAGGTTGGCGTCAGTGAGGTCCGCATCGTTGAAGCGGGCGTATTTCAGATGCGCGTCCGGGAACTTCGCTTGCTTCAGCGTGGCGCCGGTGAAGTTGGCACTGATCAGGCTCGCGGGAGTGAACAGCGTCTCCTCGCGCGAGGCGCCGCCGCCGAACACGGCGCCTGTCAGGTCGGCACCCGTGAAATCGGCGCGATCGAGCCAGCCGTCGGAGCGGATGCGCACGAGTTTGGCGCCTTTGAATTTTGGCGCTTCTGCTGTGACGACCTCAAGGCTTGTGAATGTCGTCGGACGTAGGATCTGCGCGTCGGTGAGGTCGGCGCCGGAGAAATCCGCTGCGGTGATGGTCGCACGGTTGAGGCGCACGCCGATGAGAGAGCATTCCGAGAAGTTGGCGCGCGAAAGCTCGGCGCCGTAGAGGTCGGCCTTGTCGAGGCGCGCGCGCTTGAAGTCGAGCTCGGCGAGGTCCATGCGCGTCAGGTTCAGCTCCACAAGATCGGGGCGTGCGCCTGGTGCGGTCTGGAACACGCGCGCGATCACCTCGCGCGTGGTGAGCTGCCTGTCGGCCTGTGCTTCCGTGTTGCCGGCGTCCGGAGCGGTGTAGCTCGGCACATCGCCCGCGGCGGCGACTGTCGCTAGGACACCGGTGGCGATGAGGATCAGGGCCAGAGAAGCCGTCGTGCCGCGCATGTCTCCGTTTCTCCCGATTGGTTCGATCTCAGGCCGCCTCGGCGCCGTCCTTTAACAGCTTGTAGTTGATGGAATCGAGCAGCGCCTCGAAGCTGGCGTCGATGATATTGGGGGAAACGCCGACGGTGATCCATCGTTCGCCGGTTGCGTTGTCGAACGTTTCGACAAGCACGCGGGTAACGGCCTCGGTGCCCCCGGTCAGGATACGCACCTTGTAGTCGACCAGCTCGATGGTCTCGATGTGGCGCTGGTAGGGGCCGAGGTCCTTGCGTAGCGCGCGATCGAGCGCGTTGACGGGGCCGTTGCCCTCGGCGACCGACCACAGCGGATCCTGGCCACCGTTGATGAACACTTTGACGGTCGCTTCCGAGACGGTGACCAGTTCGCCCATGGCGTTGTGGCGGCGCTCGACCATGACGCGGAAGCTGTCGACCGAGAAATAGCGCGGCACGTTGGCGAGGTGGCGGCGCGCGAGCAGCTCGAAGGAGGCTTCCGCGGTCTCGTAGGCATAGCCTGAGGATTCGCGCGATTTCACCTCGTCGAGCAGGGTCTGCACGCGCGGATCGTCCTTGTCGACGGCGAGGCCCAGGTTCTCGAGCGACGCCATGACGTTCGAGCGGCCGGCCTGCTTCGAGACCAGGAGGCGGCGCTCGTTACCGGTCGCTTCGGGCGGCACGTGCTCGTAGGTGCCGGGATCCTTCAGGATCGCGGAGGCGTGGATGCCGGCCTTGGTAGCGAAGGCGCTCTCGCCGACGTAGGGCGCGTGGCGGTTCGGGGCTGCGTTCAGAAGCTCGTCGAGGACGCGGCTGGCGTGGGTCAGCGTGCGCAGGCGCTCGGGTGTGACGCCGGTCTCGAAGTTGTCGGCGAAGGCGGATTTCAGGAGCAGCGTCGGGATGATCGACGTCATGTTGGCGTTGCCGCAGCGCTCGCCGAGACCGTTCAGCGTGCCCTGGATCTGGCGGCAGCCCTGGCGCACGGCGGCAAGCGTGTTGGCGACGGCGTTGTCGGTATCGTTGTGTGTGTGAATGCCGAGGCGGTCACCCGGCACATGCTGCACGACGTCGGCCACGATGCGCTCGACCTCGTGGGGCAGCGTGCCGCCGTTGGTGTCGCAGAGCACGACCCAGCGGGCGCCGGCCTCGTAGGCGGTCTTGGCCACGGCGAGCGCGTAGTCGCGGTTGCCCTTCCAGCCGTCGAAGAAGTGCTCGCAATCGAGCATGGCCTCTCGGCCGGAGGCGACGACGGCGCGGATGCTCTCGCCGATCGCGGCGAGGTTTTCCTCGTTCGAGATGCCGAGGGCGACGCGCACGTGGTAGTCCCAGGACTTGGCGACCATGCAGATGCTGTCGGCGGCGGACGCGAGGAGGGCCTGCAGGCCAGGATCGTTGGAGACAGAGCGGCCGGCGCGTTTCACCATGCCGAAGGCGGTGAAGCGGGCGCGTTTGAAAGCGGGCTTCGCCTTGAAAAACTGCGAGTCGGTGTCGTTGGCGCCCGGATAGCCGCCTTCGACGTAGTCGAGGCCGAGATCGTCGAGCAGGGCCGCGACGCGGCGCTTGTCCTCGAGCGAGAAGTCGACGCCCGTCGTCTGCGCGCCGTCGCGCAGCGTGGTGTCAAAGAGGTAGAGGCGTTCCTTAGACATTCGCGGCTCGCTTGTTTGCTGCGCGACAGCATTTTT includes:
- a CDS encoding DNA translocase FtsK 4TM domain-containing protein, with protein sequence MSSVTGPSASGLDRQRLLPAALEARLLGTLGRSSGLALLLVIAAVWTSLVSWTITDPSLTHATDGAVRNALGSPGAIIADLMLQTLGLAAAVALLPLMIWAFALVHSEHVTTLRTKAIYYPFAVLGIAGAVSALPHSASWPISPGYGGILGDVTFNSVSWVLGVVSTDTANLASAVLLAGLGMSALSRALGLKREDVFPHRHYAQAASWSVGAAHHLASRLSRPGSLNAALGTLRTLGQRPLPAWRPHRDTFEPMLPGIFARHPEPTHAPASRPHPAAPVYARRRSVDDGRVLHDLDAIDDEDDVPNTEDSALEISSRAIAERFAPANVRPLPPEPALEPHELPRFLTGARERETTPPPPQPAPPPPAPAQQHPPEPPRRAQTSLLRAVNARRAEASAFKRPLPAMLKKSPPSKTGNEFSQTVLRGTARLLEDVLADFGVKGEVRDIKPGPVVTLYEFEPARGTKATRVIALADDIARLMSATSARVAVIPGRNVMGIELPNSRRDMVGLRALLESQAFTAAEGILPLTLGRSIGGEPIVADLARMPHLLVAGTTGSGKSVGVNAMILSILFRHTPETCRFIMIDPKMLELSVYNDIPHLLTPVVTDPQKAVGALNWVVSEMEERYKRMAKLSVRNIEAFNARVRTAAGRGEKLARTVQTGFDPETGQPLYEREEMDLDPMAYIVVVVDEFADLMITAGKDIETAVQRLAQKARAAGIHLIMATQRPSVDIITGTIKANFPTRISFRVASKIDSRTILNEQGAEQLLGQGDMLMTSGAGQLLRVHGPFVSDDEVEAVATHLRAQGAPRYVTAIEAPPSDLDDGADGPDGADGGESLYDRAVAVVLRDRKASTSYVQRRLSIGYNRAADLIERMEREGLISAPNHAGRREILVGDTPSRSVA
- a CDS encoding aminotransferase class I/II-fold pyridoxal phosphate-dependent enzyme, with amino-acid sequence MSDTLSLASLADGTILSPFSRLRQLLDGTPPGHSRPIDLTLGEPRETMPPFVAAKIAEAEALFAKYPPIRGSDELRQAIAEWIGRRFGFTGQAAIDPAREILPCNGSREGLFYAAFPAVGHKQQQGLAPRPAVLMCNPFYQAYLGGALAAGAEPVFLNATAETGHLPDLDALEADTALLTRTAALYLCSPANPQGAVADPAYIARALALARAHDFMLFFDECYSEIYGGAPPTGALEVAAKTPERFRNLVVFNSLSKRSNLPGLRSGFSAGDADFLDTLFEVRNLIGPQMPGPTQHASAAVWAEEQHVTANRLAYAQKYDIADTVLGTRFGYRRPAGGFFLWLDMEVLKDGEYAALTLWKRFGVKVIPGAYLARNGCDGTNPGARYVRVALVHDAATIREALERFVHVSA
- a CDS encoding pentapeptide repeat-containing protein, with the translated sequence MRFANGLATLLLPVPVAIAIAATAAANDLPSYLAPEKKEAAGKRLTARDVVQRVFQAPPDARADLQASDLSKLDLADLDFKAALLTGANLYGTDLTNARLAGASLVGAHLDRATITATDFSHADLTDARIIRPTVFTSLVVIAKEAPNFAGAKLVRFRSDGQLDRANFTGADLTDAVLGRSAVREPAVNAPASLIMTNFTRAILKHTRLAQTSLQYASFVDADLRGADLSQCDLLRADFSGADLTGANLTGANLDGANLRTARGLDKVIGLEKAVNLNLAHRASMP
- a CDS encoding pentapeptide repeat-containing protein — its product is MRGTTASLALILIATGVLATVAAAGDVPSYTAPDAGNTEAQADRQLTTREVIARVFQTAPGARPDLVELNLTRMDLAELDFKRARLDKADLYGAELSRANFSECSLIGVRLNRATITAADFSGADLTDAQILRPTTFTSLEVVTAEAPKFKGAKLVRIRSDGWLDRADFTGADLTGAVFGGGASREETLFTPASLISANFTGATLKQAKFPDAHLKYARFNDADLTDANLRGANLLQADFRGANLAGADFTGANLDEADLRGARGLDQAIGLKHAENVGSARFTVPSP
- the cimA gene encoding citramalate synthase, producing MSKERLYLFDTTLRDGAQTTGVDFSLEDKRRVAALLDDLGLDYVEGGYPGANDTDSQFFKAKPAFKRARFTAFGMVKRAGRSVSNDPGLQALLASAADSICMVAKSWDYHVRVALGISNEENLAAIGESIRAVVASGREAMLDCEHFFDGWKGNRDYALAVAKTAYEAGARWVVLCDTNGGTLPHEVERIVADVVQHVPGDRLGIHTHNDTDNAVANTLAAVRQGCRQIQGTLNGLGERCGNANMTSIIPTLLLKSAFADNFETGVTPERLRTLTHASRVLDELLNAAPNRHAPYVGESAFATKAGIHASAILKDPGTYEHVPPEATGNERRLLVSKQAGRSNVMASLENLGLAVDKDDPRVQTLLDEVKSRESSGYAYETAEASFELLARRHLANVPRYFSVDSFRVMVERRHNAMGELVTVSEATVKVFINGGQDPLWSVAEGNGPVNALDRALRKDLGPYQRHIETIELVDYKVRILTGGTEAVTRVLVETFDNATGERWITVGVSPNIIDASFEALLDSINYKLLKDGAEAA